The Solibacillus sp. FSL R7-0682 genome includes a window with the following:
- a CDS encoding DUF58 domain-containing protein yields the protein MKRSSSILTLWLGFAVINFLFSQNYFALFFLVISLLMIVYFASTIILVRNQVTVQLEVPQQVVKNGVSFAQIHIHNKSPVSLGHVVCKVEWIHSITKQRKQEKIVLDVGRRSEVTVPVELPNTYCGPIQLELKQIRIYDAFTIFFTEIRTSAKSALSVLPAGFSTILHIQEQYAKPSWSASALSVPTDGSEIVDYKPYAVGDNVKNIHWKLSSKLDELVLKKTEEYSQEKILVFVSLQETQCSIEQYDGILEALSAISQAILKQDKIFELCWAEKDDRCYAIQSEEEFLVSLTDFINMESTNEHTEHKLLQYRPNYTNIIYITSDESVMTLGENVLLIQYGERTDSSQEIVMFTRENMQLQLGELYI from the coding sequence ATGAAACGAAGTAGTAGCATACTCACTCTTTGGCTTGGTTTTGCTGTAATTAATTTTCTATTTTCACAAAATTACTTTGCCCTTTTTTTTCTTGTGATTTCTCTACTAATGATTGTCTATTTTGCATCGACAATTATTTTGGTAAGAAATCAAGTAACGGTCCAGTTAGAAGTACCACAACAGGTTGTGAAGAATGGAGTTTCATTTGCACAAATTCATATTCATAATAAGTCGCCTGTTTCACTTGGACATGTAGTATGTAAGGTGGAATGGATACATTCCATTACTAAGCAACGAAAACAAGAAAAAATTGTTTTGGACGTCGGGCGACGTAGTGAAGTAACCGTACCAGTAGAGCTACCGAATACATATTGTGGACCCATACAACTGGAACTAAAGCAAATACGAATATACGATGCGTTTACAATCTTTTTTACAGAAATAAGAACATCTGCAAAATCAGCATTAAGTGTATTACCAGCGGGTTTTTCTACTATCCTTCACATACAAGAACAATATGCGAAACCATCTTGGTCTGCCTCAGCTTTAAGCGTACCAACTGACGGCTCAGAAATAGTAGATTACAAGCCCTATGCTGTAGGGGATAATGTGAAAAATATTCATTGGAAATTATCGAGTAAATTAGATGAACTTGTTTTGAAAAAGACAGAAGAATACTCGCAGGAGAAAATACTTGTGTTTGTATCTTTACAAGAGACTCAGTGTTCGATAGAACAATATGATGGCATATTAGAGGCGTTAAGTGCTATCTCACAAGCCATTTTAAAACAGGATAAAATATTTGAACTATGCTGGGCAGAGAAGGATGATCGATGCTATGCCATACAATCAGAGGAAGAATTTCTAGTAAGTTTAACTGATTTTATAAACATGGAGAGCACAAATGAGCATACTGAGCACAAGCTTTTACAGTATCGTCCAAATTACACAAATATTATTTACATTACTTCTGATGAATCCGTTATGACGCTAGGAGAAAACGTACTATTAATTCAGTACGGTGAGCGTACGGATTCTAGTCAAGAGATTGTGATGTTTACCCGTGAGAACATGCAGCTTCAGTTAGGAGAACTTTATATATAA
- a CDS encoding DUF4430 domain-containing protein, translating into MKNFIKNRKNLRVIVNSMLIILLIALAVFSGVAHNNSKAEFTLDELASNYSNVPLAGDAQEQQTEEGQQDQEEAEQQKQEQVDEQAQLTLENPQAKKDTKKSEDEPTKNESSPASDEDNTNEKSETDVEITGDAQDENEFFTTSIVDNEIVTVENYFFTIEHKNSELKLAELKVSLNKENIQDFNGGIKLKEGNNAIKIDVNYEREDGVQLHASRTYNVILNTKDIIIYTNLQDQIETNEAVLTFTVSAKRNGQAVPVEVTLNKDQIKSLGGTAYKTDLKAGKNNLIIRASEAKEEVNREIQINYSEVKSKIELSTDLKDQKVETDAFKFYAKAEANGEVVPLQISLNDTPISPGDNDNYQVTLKEGTNVITLEGEYSEELLIRQFKILYKNPNAIPEEIPKDPKSPVLKTDLVNNAQVQGNIKTFNVWPVDANGKRIRGNKVAVSNNGVGVPYVWDDSTKTSYKLTLREGENKVVIRIWDDDGRSTTENFTVHSTVVKDGDVIGTATISIEASTVGLGYLIPPTKVDIRQNEKTSYLLDQLLRNNGFSYGKTGTLDNSFYLKEISKPGLMQNAKIPSDLRELVEPVSTRFSEDDYTMDSLGEFDFANGSGWMYSVNGDYPNYGFSDSYLLDGDVVRIRFTLHYGKDIGGFGSMGGGSGQDWHKEW; encoded by the coding sequence ATGAAGAATTTTATCAAAAATAGAAAAAATCTAAGAGTTATTGTAAATAGTATGCTGATCATACTATTAATAGCCTTAGCAGTATTTTCCGGTGTGGCGCATAACAACTCAAAAGCAGAATTTACTTTAGATGAGCTTGCCTCCAATTATTCTAATGTCCCTTTAGCTGGTGATGCACAAGAACAGCAGACAGAGGAAGGCCAGCAAGATCAAGAAGAAGCTGAACAACAGAAACAAGAGCAAGTTGATGAACAAGCGCAACTTACACTGGAAAATCCACAAGCAAAAAAAGATACTAAGAAAAGTGAGGATGAGCCCACAAAAAATGAGTCTTCACCTGCTTCTGATGAAGATAATACGAATGAAAAAAGTGAAACTGATGTTGAGATTACTGGAGACGCACAGGATGAAAATGAGTTTTTCACAACAAGCATTGTAGATAATGAAATTGTTACAGTAGAAAACTATTTTTTTACAATTGAGCACAAAAATAGTGAGTTAAAACTAGCAGAGTTAAAAGTTTCGTTGAACAAAGAGAATATTCAAGATTTTAATGGAGGAATTAAGCTAAAAGAAGGAAACAACGCTATTAAGATTGATGTTAATTATGAACGAGAAGATGGTGTTCAATTACATGCATCTCGCACATATAACGTTATTTTGAATACGAAAGATATTATTATTTATACGAATTTACAAGACCAAATTGAAACAAATGAAGCGGTTTTAACATTTACAGTAAGCGCAAAAAGAAATGGTCAGGCAGTTCCAGTGGAAGTAACCTTGAATAAAGATCAAATAAAGTCATTGGGTGGAACAGCTTATAAAACTGATTTGAAGGCAGGAAAAAATAATTTAATTATTCGAGCAAGTGAAGCAAAGGAAGAAGTAAATAGAGAAATTCAAATTAATTACAGTGAAGTGAAATCAAAAATTGAATTATCTACGGACTTAAAGGATCAAAAAGTAGAAACAGATGCCTTTAAATTTTATGCAAAGGCAGAGGCTAATGGGGAAGTAGTTCCTTTACAAATCTCGTTAAATGATACACCTATATCACCAGGAGATAATGACAATTATCAAGTCACGTTAAAAGAGGGTACTAATGTTATTACATTAGAAGGCGAGTACTCTGAAGAGTTGTTAATTCGACAATTCAAAATATTATATAAAAATCCAAATGCAATTCCGGAAGAAATACCGAAGGATCCGAAATCTCCAGTATTAAAGACAGACTTGGTGAACAATGCACAAGTACAGGGCAATATTAAAACATTTAATGTTTGGCCAGTTGATGCTAATGGTAAACGTATTCGAGGTAATAAGGTCGCTGTTAGTAATAACGGTGTAGGTGTACCGTACGTATGGGATGATAGTACAAAAACGAGTTATAAGTTAACGTTGCGAGAAGGAGAGAACAAGGTTGTTATTCGTATTTGGGATGACGATGGCCGCTCAACAACGGAAAACTTTACGGTACATTCGACAGTTGTAAAAGATGGGGATGTTATAGGTACGGCTACCATCAGTATTGAAGCATCCACTGTTGGTTTAGGCTACTTAATACCGCCGACAAAGGTGGATATAAGGCAAAATGAGAAGACCTCTTATTTATTGGATCAGCTATTAAGAAATAATGGCTTCTCTTATGGCAAGACAGGTACATTGGACAACAGTTTTTACCTGAAAGAAATTAGTAAACCTGGTTTGATGCAAAATGCAAAGATTCCGAGTGATTTAAGAGAGCTTGTTGAACCAGTTTCCACTCGTTTTTCGGAAGACGATTACACTATGGACAGCTTAGGTGAATTTGATTTTGCCAATGGTTCTGGTTGGATGTATAGCGTAAATGGTGATTATCCAAACTATGGTTTTTCAGATAGTTATTTATTGGATGGCGATGTGGTGAGAATTCGTTTTACATTACATTACGGTAAAGACATCGGCGGTTTTGGCAGCATGGGAGGTGGCTCTGGTCAAGATTGGCATAAAGAATGGTAG
- a CDS encoding AAA family ATPase, translated as MVNKSQQVLEEMNKVIVGKKPVIEKIWMAILAQGHILLEDIPGVGKTTLAVALSKVLDLDSKRIQFTPDVVASDVVGFTMYDKQSGEFIYKEGAVMCNLLLGDEINRTSSRTQAALLEAMQEGNVTVDSISYELPKPFHVIATQNPLGIHGTQALPQAQLDRFLVKLSIGYPDFESQVALLRQRQEINPMNEISAVIDKAELVELQNHVKMLHMSDEILRYVTALTEETRKSNFLVHGISPRGALAICNMAKAHAFVKGSDFVTPEDVIAVFVDTCHHRIILSAHAKTAQLSEVEVLMKIIKQVVTPDTHVYQS; from the coding sequence ATGGTCAATAAATCACAACAAGTATTAGAAGAAATGAATAAAGTAATAGTTGGGAAGAAACCTGTAATCGAGAAAATTTGGATGGCTATCCTCGCACAGGGACATATACTGCTAGAAGATATCCCCGGAGTGGGAAAAACAACTTTAGCAGTTGCATTAAGTAAGGTGCTAGATTTAGATTCAAAACGAATTCAATTTACGCCGGATGTTGTTGCATCAGATGTTGTAGGTTTCACAATGTATGATAAACAATCAGGAGAATTTATCTATAAAGAAGGAGCGGTCATGTGTAATTTGTTACTAGGTGATGAGATTAATCGAACATCTAGCCGTACACAAGCAGCGTTATTAGAGGCTATGCAGGAAGGGAATGTTACAGTAGATAGTATTTCGTACGAACTACCAAAGCCCTTTCATGTTATAGCTACACAAAATCCGCTGGGAATCCATGGTACACAGGCTTTACCACAAGCCCAGTTAGATAGATTTTTAGTGAAGCTTAGTATTGGCTATCCGGATTTTGAAAGTCAAGTAGCTTTATTACGTCAACGACAAGAGATTAATCCGATGAATGAAATCAGCGCAGTAATTGATAAAGCGGAATTAGTCGAACTTCAAAACCACGTAAAAATGTTACATATGAGTGATGAGATACTTCGCTATGTAACAGCTTTAACAGAGGAAACAAGAAAAAGTAATTTCTTAGTACACGGGATTAGCCCACGTGGAGCGCTTGCAATTTGTAATATGGCGAAAGCGCATGCGTTTGTAAAAGGAAGTGATTTTGTAACACCTGAAGATGTTATTGCTGTGTTTGTTGATACTTGCCATCATCGTATTATTTTAAGTGCGCATGCGAAAACAGCTCAATTAAGTGAAGTCGAAGTACTAATGAAAATAATAAAACAGGTAGTAACACCAGATACACATGTATATCAAAGTTAA
- a CDS encoding S-layer homology domain-containing protein, whose translation MTNIRKILLSFLAVLLVLFPTVTSLGLENNNAYAQEVEDITLKVDLIDGLETKADKMTFDLWARTLDDVKIDTNNVHVTNNGDPVHINWNDDVKTSYTLNLVVGVNEVNIVVKHEDHEHSRSFTITRKEAQDGDVIGSFTFSMDAFVVGLGYLIEPVKVDVIKGDNAAYHLDRVLKEHGFDYTNTGLLDSGFYLASVLKGNLGEKSPNTPQIIHDKLEEHNGAPIDEDEFYPTEYGLGEFDFNYMSGWMYAVNNVFPNVGFADKYLLDGDIMRVQYTVAYGSDIGGGYAMGGSEYDQFFPQVNKDFLTEAIAVINSSPARNELLSNVSLAAAYERGLDVLATVDADQTTIDNALADIRNIGSSIEIEQLINNLPEVDAISLSDEINVHSVRIAYEALSVEAKGYVENVDKLEALEAQIAILKENGTNDEQAKEEASKVTQQIKELPEKDQLQVVDEAKVQAVRAAYESLSVKVKGYVENVDKLEALEAQIAILKENETNDEQAKEEASKVTQQIKELPEKDQLQVVDEAKVQAVRAAYESLSVKAKGYVENVDKLEALEVQIAILKENETNDEQAKEEASKVSKQIEDLPTIKQLQLIDGEKVKATRKAYENLSDQAKGYVENVDHLVTLEELLERLQLDAVKEVNQQISDLPLESALKLADESKLKTVRNAYDALPLEAQKFVLNLSKLIVLEVKMDALKKLGGPEQIEAVIEQIEELPTVAKVKASDANAITAARNAYNKLTVEQRKSVTNYSKLQELERKISEINSDLTKAQAVETQINKLLSITAVTLKDKDKIVAARKAYTNLTAAQKLLVTNLAALTNLEAQIVLLEKDNTKVQSVISQISKLPNVANVTLKDKATIERIRAAYNALPIEQRKLVTNYANLQQLETKIAQLTDSGEEVTVDKNADQLIIQSNGNKLEISNDIIQKQLDSKDIHTLVVKDSEGILIEIPKAALLNAISDTSSIIITKQLLKQSNRYGFELIIEEQVSKSLKRIIELPKSYVKVTVPLSKLLGKNVAVASTQSIAKSTNVGVIVKVVNGKYEAVPHQINNGKVIIYANTGAEFEYTTETVTFDDIDNVWNADEIEFLASRYVIKGTTANTFSPNKFITRGQFGALIARALNLRATEDTEIRDIKGHEFESEIQALYEAGITKVSSNFDPNKPITRQQAAAFMVRVMEYTGTNIDDINLKLNFKDKNQIDEEFHQAVGILNSLEIMQGKNEQIFDPRGNLTRAQMVKILKRTLNEIEFM comes from the coding sequence ATGACTAACATTAGAAAGATACTTCTTAGCTTTCTCGCCGTACTGTTAGTTCTTTTCCCAACCGTAACTTCATTGGGGTTAGAAAATAACAATGCTTATGCACAAGAAGTAGAAGATATCACGTTAAAAGTTGATTTAATAGACGGTTTAGAAACCAAAGCAGATAAAATGACCTTCGATTTATGGGCTAGGACATTAGATGACGTCAAAATAGATACAAATAATGTACATGTAACGAACAACGGCGATCCTGTTCACATTAACTGGAACGATGATGTGAAAACAAGTTATACATTAAACCTTGTCGTTGGTGTTAATGAAGTCAATATTGTTGTTAAGCATGAAGATCATGAACATAGCCGCTCATTTACAATTACGCGAAAAGAAGCACAAGATGGAGATGTAATTGGATCCTTTACATTTAGTATGGATGCATTCGTTGTAGGGTTAGGCTATTTAATTGAGCCAGTTAAAGTGGATGTTATTAAAGGAGATAACGCAGCCTATCATTTGGATCGAGTTTTAAAAGAACATGGCTTTGATTATACAAATACAGGGCTACTAGATAGTGGTTTTTATTTGGCCTCTGTTCTAAAGGGGAATTTAGGCGAAAAATCTCCTAATACACCTCAGATTATACATGATAAGTTAGAGGAACATAACGGAGCACCTATTGATGAAGATGAATTTTATCCTACTGAGTATGGATTAGGAGAATTTGATTTTAACTATATGTCAGGTTGGATGTATGCGGTGAATAATGTCTTTCCAAACGTAGGATTTGCCGATAAGTATTTATTAGACGGTGATATTATGCGTGTGCAGTATACAGTAGCATACGGTAGTGATATTGGCGGTGGTTATGCAATGGGAGGTAGTGAATATGATCAATTCTTCCCTCAGGTCAACAAAGACTTCTTAACTGAAGCCATTGCGGTGATTAATAGTAGCCCAGCTCGTAATGAATTGTTAAGTAATGTTTCGTTAGCGGCAGCTTATGAAAGAGGATTAGATGTGCTAGCAACAGTTGATGCTGATCAAACAACTATTGATAATGCATTAGCAGATATACGGAATATTGGAAGTTCGATTGAGATTGAGCAATTAATAAATAATTTGCCAGAAGTTGATGCTATTTCGTTAAGTGATGAGATAAATGTGCATTCAGTTCGTATTGCATATGAAGCATTAAGTGTAGAAGCAAAAGGCTATGTAGAAAATGTTGATAAGTTGGAAGCATTAGAAGCACAGATAGCCATTCTGAAAGAAAATGGAACAAACGATGAACAAGCAAAAGAAGAAGCATCGAAGGTAACTCAACAAATAAAAGAACTACCAGAAAAGGATCAACTGCAAGTAGTAGATGAAGCAAAAGTACAAGCTGTCCGTGCAGCATACGAATCTTTAAGTGTAAAAGTAAAAGGCTATGTAGAAAATGTTGATAAGTTGGAAGCATTAGAAGCACAGATAGCCATTCTGAAAGAAAATGAAACCAACGATGAACAAGCAAAAGAAGAAGCATCGAAGGTAACTCAACAAATAAAAGAACTACCAGAAAAGGATCAACTTCAAGTAGTAGATGAAGCAAAAGTACAAGCTGTCCGTGCAGCATACGAATCTTTAAGTGTAAAAGCAAAAGGCTATGTAGAAAATGTTGATAAGTTGGAAGCATTAGAAGTACAGATAGCCATTCTTAAAGAAAATGAAACCAACGATGAACAAGCAAAAGAAGAAGCATCGAAGGTAAGTAAACAAATTGAAGACCTACCAACAATTAAGCAACTCCAATTAATAGATGGAGAAAAAGTAAAAGCAACACGTAAGGCATATGAAAATCTAAGCGACCAAGCAAAAGGCTATGTAGAAAATGTGGATCATCTTGTAACGTTAGAAGAATTGTTAGAGAGACTGCAATTGGATGCTGTTAAAGAGGTGAATCAACAAATTTCCGATTTACCACTAGAGTCAGCATTGAAGCTTGCAGATGAATCTAAATTAAAAACTGTGCGCAATGCATACGATGCACTACCTTTAGAGGCACAAAAATTTGTATTGAATTTATCAAAATTAATTGTACTAGAAGTGAAAATGGACGCGTTAAAAAAATTAGGAGGACCAGAGCAGATTGAGGCAGTCATTGAACAAATTGAGGAATTGCCAACAGTTGCTAAAGTGAAAGCGAGTGATGCTAATGCAATAACTGCTGCTCGTAATGCTTATAACAAGCTAACTGTAGAACAACGGAAAAGTGTTACAAATTACTCGAAATTACAGGAGTTAGAACGAAAAATAAGTGAGATTAATTCGGATTTAACAAAAGCACAAGCAGTGGAAACTCAAATTAATAAACTTCTTAGTATCACTGCTGTCACACTAAAAGATAAGGATAAAATTGTTGCAGCACGTAAAGCTTATACAAACTTAACAGCTGCACAAAAATTGCTAGTTACTAATCTAGCTGCATTGACGAACTTGGAAGCACAAATAGTTTTACTAGAAAAAGATAATACAAAAGTACAATCAGTCATTTCTCAAATTAGTAAATTGCCGAATGTCGCTAATGTGACATTGAAAGATAAGGCAACTATTGAAAGAATTCGCGCAGCATATAATGCGCTACCTATTGAACAGAGAAAATTAGTAACAAATTATGCAAACTTACAGCAGTTAGAAACAAAAATCGCCCAACTTACTGATTCTGGTGAGGAAGTAACTGTAGACAAAAATGCAGACCAGCTTATCATTCAATCTAATGGTAATAAGCTTGAAATCTCAAATGATATAATTCAAAAACAATTAGATAGTAAAGATATTCATACACTAGTTGTGAAGGATTCTGAAGGAATTTTAATTGAAATTCCTAAAGCTGCTCTATTGAATGCAATTTCTGACACGAGTTCTATCATTATTACAAAGCAATTATTAAAACAGTCAAATCGATATGGGTTTGAACTAATAATAGAAGAACAAGTATCAAAAAGTTTAAAAAGAATAATAGAATTACCAAAATCCTATGTGAAAGTAACTGTACCTTTATCAAAATTACTAGGGAAAAATGTAGCGGTTGCATCCACACAATCGATTGCTAAATCTACAAATGTAGGCGTTATTGTAAAAGTCGTAAATGGCAAGTATGAGGCTGTCCCACACCAAATTAATAATGGTAAAGTAATAATTTATGCAAATACAGGCGCTGAGTTTGAGTATACAACAGAAACTGTAACTTTTGATGATATAGACAATGTATGGAATGCTGACGAAATTGAATTTTTAGCAAGTCGTTATGTTATTAAAGGGACTACTGCTAATACTTTTTCACCAAATAAATTTATTACACGTGGTCAATTTGGTGCATTAATTGCGCGAGCTTTAAATTTAAGAGCAACAGAAGATACTGAAATTAGAGATATTAAGGGACATGAGTTTGAAAGCGAGATACAAGCGCTTTACGAGGCTGGTATTACAAAAGTAAGTTCAAATTTTGACCCGAATAAACCGATAACGAGACAACAGGCTGCGGCCTTTATGGTCAGAGTGATGGAATATACAGGGACGAATATAGATGATATTAATCTCAAGCTCAATTTTAAAGATAAAAATCAAATCGATGAAGAATTCCATCAAGCAGTTGGAATTCTAAATTCGCTTGAAATCATGCAAGGGAAAAATGAACAAATATTTGATCCAAGAGGTAATTTAACACGTGCACAGATGGTTAAAATCTTAAAACGAACTTTGAACGAGATTGAATTTATGTAA